The window CGTTGCCGCCCTCTTGGTATTCCGGAAGTCAGGCCCCAGTCGGCGTGACGGACTACGGAGCGTACTACTCGGGCTCGGCTGAAATTCCCTACGAATACTCCACCAACGAGTTCATGGGCAATTTCACAATCTATACGGCCAGCTTCACGTCCAACAGCAAGTTTTACCCCCACAGCTTCTCGATACAGCTAAACGTGGTTCTCAACTACACCAAGACTAGTGGGCAGAGCGCCTATCTGTGGGTGCAGGACGTAGCCGTCATAAACACAGCGACGAACCAGATGAACATAGTGGACAACATATGGAACTTGACGTCGAGCAAATCCGTGCTGAAAGGTCTAAGCGGCAACGGCAAGGTCTATACCTACCAAGGCCAGAACTACTACGCATATCAGTACCCGTCGACCATATCCTTCACCTACCCGCTCCAGGTATCTCTCTTCGTCACGGTCTCGATCAACTCCCAGAAATACCCAGTGATAAACTTCTACTTCGTATACGGCGGGAAGGTGGTACAGTACGACAGCGTTGTGGTTAAGGTGCCCGTCAGCTCCGCAGCCTTCTACGTCGAGGGGTACACCACATTGCCCAGCGGCCTTTACGAAGACGCCGAGCTGGTCACCGGCGGCCCCGGCGGCGGCTCCAACGCCTCGCCGTCGGCCTACAAGGCCTACTACACCTTGCAGTACCTCAACGGCACTAAGCTGGTCTCGGTCCCACACGCGTTCGACTACGGCGCCGACACGGCGGAGACCGTGACCGGCATGGCCGACACGACGTCGGGACCCTACACCGCCTATCTCTATCCAGGCGCCGAGAGCTGGAGCGCCCTCTGGTGATTAGAGGAGGGACCCGGCGAACTCAGCTATTTTTTCCCTGGTCTCCTTGTCCTCTATCTGGAGGGCGGCGGCCAGCAGGATCTGCGCCAGCAACGCCCTCCCCCTATCGGCGCCCAGCCCGTTTACTAATTGGGCCGTCAAACTGCCCACGAAGGCCACCGCCTCGTCTACCCTCAATTCCAGCCCCTCCAGCATGTCGGAGACCTTGTCCTCAGTCTTGTAGAGGACGTACATCGTCGAGAGGACCAGGAAGTCCCTATCCCCGATCTTGTTCCGCTCGGCCCACTCGGCGACCGCCCTCTCGTCGCCTTTGGCCATGGCGTCGGCGAATTTGGCGAGCTCGTCGGCCGATATCCCGAACAGCCTCCCGGCGTCTGCTATAAATCTAGCCGTCCAGTCCGACGACATGTATATATCACGACCCGTAGTATAAAAAAGTGAGGCCTAGCCGCGCCGGCGCCTCGTGGATTCTGGGAGACGTGTCTGTGGATCTCTCGGAGCCGGTTGACGTCAAGTACGTGCTCTTGACGCACCACCACATCGGCCATATCTCCGGCCTCTCCAGATCGTCCCCGCGGGCCGTGGTGGCCAACCCGTTCGAAGTCGCCATGTTGACCGACGAGGCTAGGTTCAGAGGCTACGTCGCCGCCGTTTTCAGAAGGGCGGGCGCGCCTCTCAAGGACATGCCTGCGGCGAGGGCGGGCGCCCGCTTCGCGAGGATCGCGGCGGGCTGGGTCGACCTAGACGAGTTCTCTGCCCAAGTCCTGCCGTGCGGATCCCATACGTGGGGCCATACTTGCTTCAAGATAGATGAGGGGATCTTCGTCGGCGATGTGGGCGGCTGGATAGTCAGCGTGGACTCCTTGAGGCGCGCCATAGCCCTACTGCGCTCCCTCGGCGACGCAACGGTC of the Thermoproteus uzoniensis 768-20 genome contains:
- a CDS encoding thermopsin, with amino-acid sequence MHKLETIMIIVTTALIVLYFVHVASMQSAPPAFPPVRPPSTHMQVTLPPSWYSGSQAPVGVTDYGAYYSGSAEIPYEYSTNEFMGNFTIYTASFTSNSKFYPHSFSIQLNVVLNYTKTSGQSAYLWVQDVAVINTATNQMNIVDNIWNLTSSKSVLKGLSGNGKVYTYQGQNYYAYQYPSTISFTYPLQVSLFVTVSINSQKYPVINFYFVYGGKVVQYDSVVVKVPVSSAAFYVEGYTTLPSGLYEDAELVTGGPGGGSNASPSAYKAYYTLQYLNGTKLVSVPHAFDYGADTAETVTGMADTTSGPYTAYLYPGAESWSALW
- a CDS encoding MBL fold metallo-hydrolase codes for the protein MRPSRAGASWILGDVSVDLSEPVDVKYVLLTHHHIGHISGLSRSSPRAVVANPFEVAMLTDEARFRGYVAAVFRRAGAPLKDMPAARAGARFARIAAGWVDLDEFSAQVLPCGSHTWGHTCFKIDEGIFVGDVGGWIVSVDSLRRAIALLRSLGDATVYPAHEPPTTAAQYAEILEGRLRRLLRAYEECSSEGVPYAMALCARGEGDALRLAEEGIAFAKYLAEIGLAKLIVRGGRYRVKKVG